The Chlorocebus sabaeus isolate Y175 chromosome 1, mChlSab1.0.hap1, whole genome shotgun sequence genome includes a region encoding these proteins:
- the LOC103241665 gene encoding LOW QUALITY PROTEIN: olfactory receptor 56A5 (The sequence of the model RefSeq protein was modified relative to this genomic sequence to represent the inferred CDS: inserted 1 base in 1 codon), whose translation MTLPSNNSTSPVFEFFLICFPSFQSWQHWLSLPLSLLFRLAMGANTTLLTTICMETSLHQPLYYLLNLLSLLDIVLCLTVIPKVLAIFWFDLRSISFPACFLQMFVMNNFLTMESCTFIIMAYDCYVSIYKPLQYSSIITDQFVARAAIFVVVRNGLLTMPIPILSSRFRYCAGHIIKNCICTNVSVSKLSCDYINLNQRYQFVTCWTLLGSDLILIVLLFXFILKTVLSIKAKGAMAKALSTCGSHFILILFFSTVLLVLVITNLARKTIPLDVPILLNILHHLIPLALNPIVYGVRMKEMKQGIQNLLRRL comes from the exons ATGACATTACCCAGCAACAACTCCACTTCCCCAGTCTTTGAATTCTTCCTCATTTGTTTCCCCAGTTTCCAGAGCTGGCAGCACTGGCTGTCTCTGCCCCTCAGCCTCCTCTTCCGCCTGGCCATGGGGGCCAATACCACCCTTCTGACCACTATCTGTATGGAAACCTCTCTGCACCAGCCCCTGTACTACCTGCTCAACCTCCTCTCCCTGCTGGACATTGTACTCTGCCTCACCGTCATCCCCAAGGTCCTGGCCATCTTCTGGTTTGACCTCAGGTCAATCAGCTTCCCTGCCTGCTTCCTTCAGATGTTCGTCATGAACAATTTTCTGACTATGGAGTCCTGTACATTCATAATCATGGCCTATGACTGCTATGTGTCCATCTACAAGCCCCTACAGTACTCATCCATCATCACTGATCAATTTGTCGCTAGGGCTGCCATCTTTGTTGTGGTCAGGAATGGCCTTCTTACTATGCCTATCCCCATACTTTCTTCTCGATTCAGATACTGTGCAGGACACATCATCAAGAACTGCATCTGTACTAACGTGTCTGTTTCTAAACTCTCTTGTGATTACATCAACTTGAATCAGCGCTACCAGTTTGTTACATGTTGGACCCTCCTGGGCTCTGACCTCATCCTTattgttctcttat tttttatcttgaaaaCTGTGCTAAGTATCAAGGCCAAGGGTGCTATGGCCAAGGCCTTGAGCACGTGTGGTTCCCACTTCATCCTAATCCTCTTCTTCAGCACAGTCCTGTTGGTTCTGGTCATCACTAACCTGGCCAGGAAGACAATTCCTCTGGATGTCCCCATCCTGCTCAACATCCTGCACCACCTCATTCCCCTAGCTCTGAACCCCATTGTTTATGGTGTGAGAATGAAGGAGATGAAGCAGGGAATCCAGAACCTGCTGAGGaggttataa